From Xylocopilactobacillus apis, a single genomic window includes:
- the hrcA gene encoding heat-inducible transcriptional repressor HrcA, whose product MLTNRQKIILKEIIVNYAMTGHAVGSKYLQSASGLDVSSATIRNEMAELEGMGLIEKTHLSSGRIPSLTGFHYYFDNILRPVDVSKELRYKIKNFMQQAESRQIDEVIKESTELLSKMTDYMSVSFSPESTSSKIEDFRIIPLQNNKVMLLATDNFGRVSERIVTVDTISPDSCKLLGELLEKDLVGKSINGARAYLDDFDSEGKYQSVDDFVKKEVDQIIDDLARDHYYIEGEYNLLNYVHDESPDTVKEIITFVNSNSDDFIELIKKVGLSDGKNTRIQFIPRLIDSDVDDFILISAPFATKYLQSGMLAVLGPQMMPYSKMLSIVDTFRKELQERINEIEEMD is encoded by the coding sequence ATGTTAACTAATCGACAAAAAATCATTCTCAAAGAGATTATTGTCAATTATGCAATGACTGGTCATGCGGTTGGTTCAAAATATCTCCAGAGTGCTTCTGGATTAGATGTATCATCTGCAACGATTAGGAATGAAATGGCAGAACTTGAGGGAATGGGTTTGATTGAAAAGACACATCTTTCGTCTGGTCGGATTCCTTCATTAACAGGATTTCACTACTATTTCGACAACATTTTAAGACCCGTAGACGTTTCAAAAGAATTACGGTATAAAATTAAGAATTTTATGCAGCAAGCTGAGAGCCGTCAAATTGATGAGGTGATAAAAGAGTCGACAGAACTATTGTCCAAGATGACGGATTATATGTCAGTTTCTTTTAGTCCTGAATCTACATCATCGAAAATTGAAGATTTTAGAATAATTCCCTTACAGAATAATAAAGTTATGCTGCTTGCAACGGATAATTTTGGTCGAGTATCGGAAAGAATTGTGACAGTAGATACAATTTCTCCTGATAGTTGTAAGTTATTAGGAGAATTGCTAGAAAAAGATTTAGTTGGGAAGTCAATTAATGGAGCGAGAGCTTATTTAGATGATTTTGATTCTGAAGGAAAATATCAATCAGTAGATGATTTTGTAAAAAAAGAAGTTGATCAAATTATTGATGACTTAGCGAGGGATCATTATTACATCGAAGGAGAATATAATTTATTAAATTATGTTCATGATGAATCTCCAGATACGGTTAAGGAAATAATTACTTTCGTTAATTCCAATAGTGATGATTTTATTGAATTGATAAAAAAAGTTGGATTATCTGATGGTAAGAATACGAGGATTCAATTCATACCGAGATTAATCGATAGTGATGTTGATGATTTTATTTTAATTAGCGCTCCGTTTGCAACTAAATATCTTCAAAGTGGAATGCTTGCAGTTTTAGGACCGCAAATGATGCCTTACAGTAAGATGTTGTCGATTGTTGATACTTTTCGCAAAGAATTACAAGAACGAATAAATGAAATTGAAGAAATGGATTAA
- the hemW gene encoding radical SAM family heme chaperone HemW: protein MTGVYIHIPFCDHICYYCDFPKVLKQGQPVDDYLKCLIKEVKKGLFIKPKENCETIYIGGGTPSALSCQQLELLLKGLNENISFDHLKEFSMETNPNDLQDLEKLKIMYEHGVRRISIGAQSFNNETLKRIGRTHDRESIFQAVNNARKVGFKNISLDLMFRLPGQTFNEFTENVSQALSLGVEHLSIYSLILEQHTIFHNLLMEHRLRLPNPDQDRQMYKYALEVLNTNGWHQYEISNFSKEGFESLHNELYWNNEDYFGFGAGAHAYLGRRRIQNKQVISAYIDDLKQNEMPVLRSHQLSLKERIEEEMFLGLRLNRGIDLTASSKKFNVDLLNLYQNQISKFLQEGLIIKEDNKIFLSDEGRYFANDVFSTFLIDKTASNSLTS, encoded by the coding sequence ATGACGGGAGTTTATATTCATATTCCATTTTGTGATCATATTTGTTATTACTGTGACTTTCCAAAAGTTTTAAAGCAAGGTCAGCCAGTTGATGATTATTTAAAATGTTTAATAAAAGAAGTAAAAAAAGGCCTTTTTATAAAACCGAAAGAAAATTGCGAAACAATTTATATTGGAGGTGGGACACCTAGCGCTTTATCATGCCAACAATTAGAGCTTCTTTTAAAAGGATTAAATGAAAATATTTCTTTTGATCACTTAAAAGAGTTTTCGATGGAAACTAATCCAAATGATTTACAGGATTTAGAAAAGTTAAAGATTATGTATGAACATGGTGTTCGAAGGATTAGTATTGGAGCTCAAAGTTTTAATAATGAAACCTTAAAACGAATCGGTCGAACACATGATCGAGAGTCAATTTTTCAAGCAGTTAACAATGCTAGAAAAGTTGGTTTTAAAAATATTAGTTTAGACTTGATGTTTCGTTTACCTGGTCAAACTTTTAATGAATTTACAGAAAATGTATCGCAAGCATTAAGTTTGGGAGTTGAACACCTTTCAATTTATTCGTTAATTCTTGAACAGCATACGATTTTTCATAATTTACTGATGGAACATCGACTACGTCTGCCCAATCCAGATCAGGATCGCCAAATGTATAAGTATGCCTTGGAAGTTCTTAATACAAATGGCTGGCATCAATATGAAATTAGTAACTTTTCTAAAGAAGGGTTTGAATCTTTACACAACGAATTATATTGGAATAATGAAGACTATTTTGGGTTTGGTGCTGGAGCTCATGCATATTTAGGACGGCGTAGGATTCAAAACAAGCAGGTTATTTCAGCTTACATTGATGATCTTAAACAAAATGAAATGCCAGTTCTCCGTTCTCATCAGTTAAGTTTAAAAGAACGAATTGAAGAAGAAATGTTTTTGGGGTTAAGACTTAATCGAGGTATTGATCTTACAGCGTCCTCTAAAAAATTCAATGTTGATTTATTGAACCTTTATCAAAACCAAATTAGTAAATTTCTTCAAGAGGGGCTTATTATCAAAGAAGATAACAAAATCTTTTTGAGTGATGAGGGAAGGTATTTTGCAAACGACGTTTTTTCGACATTTTTAATAGATAAAACAGCTTCGAATAGCTTGACATCATAA
- the grpE gene encoding nucleotide exchange factor GrpE produces the protein MKDADDLKNKNPDKNNKENSSNVENKEENINKKKSKASSQVEEIEKLNQQIKELKEKNDQLQDQFLRSEAEIANMNNHFKKERAQLLMYSGQDLAKEILPGLDNLKRALETKTDGKSSEQLKKGIEMVLGQLNEALKNNQITEISEAGVKFDPNIHQAVSVVEAQKDEEKNMVKQILQSGYKLKDRVIRPAMVIVTK, from the coding sequence GTGAAAGATGCTGATGATTTAAAGAATAAAAATCCCGATAAAAACAATAAAGAAAATTCTTCTAACGTGGAAAATAAAGAGGAAAACATCAATAAAAAAAAGTCTAAAGCAAGTTCACAAGTAGAAGAAATTGAAAAACTTAATCAACAAATTAAAGAATTAAAAGAAAAAAATGATCAATTACAAGATCAGTTTCTTCGTTCAGAAGCTGAGATTGCAAATATGAATAATCATTTTAAAAAAGAACGAGCTCAACTATTGATGTACAGTGGTCAGGATTTGGCTAAGGAAATCTTGCCAGGACTTGATAACTTAAAACGGGCATTAGAAACAAAAACTGATGGTAAGTCTTCAGAACAATTAAAAAAGGGAATTGAAATGGTTCTTGGTCAGTTGAATGAAGCTCTGAAGAATAATCAGATAACTGAGATTTCAGAAGCAGGTGTAAAGTTTGATCCTAATATTCATCAAGCAGTTTCTGTTGTTGAAGCTCAAAAAGATGAAGAGAAAAATATGGTTAAACAGATTTTACAGTCTGGTTATAAATTGAAAGATCGTGTAATTAGACCAGCAATGGTTATTGTTACTAAATAA
- the dnaK gene encoding molecular chaperone DnaK: MAKIIGIDLGTTNSAVAVLEGNEPKIITNPEGNRTTPSVVAFKDGEIQVGEVAKRQELTNPNTVISIKSHMGEAGYKVNVDGKEYTPQEISAMILQYIKKFADDYLGEPVTKAVITVPAYFNDAQRQATKDAGKIAGLEVERIINEPTASALAYGLDKGKNNEKVMVYDLGGGTFDVSILELGDGVFQVLSTNGDTHLGGDDFDKRVMDWMVDEFKKSNGIDLSKDKMAMQRLKDSAEKAKMELSSTNTSSISLPFISANDNGPLHLEMTLTRAKFNDLTKDLVEKTMIPMENALKDADLTKGDIDKVILNGGSTRIPAVQEAVKEWTGKDPDHSINPDEAVALGAAIQGGVISGDVKDVVLLDVTPLSLGIETMGGVFTKLIPRNTTIPTSKSQIFSTAADNQSGVDIHVLQGERPMAADNKTLGNFQLTDIPPAPRGVPQIEVKFDIDKNGIVNVSAKDLGTNKEQKITIKSSSGLSDDDINRMVKEAQENEETDNKRKEEADLRNEVDQLIATSDKTFDELKGKVSDSDLDNAKKLKEELDKAQKDNNLDEMKAKKDALSEALQKMTVEMYQKAQQEQQANNSGADSGSTNDDNQKGEDTVDADFKEKK; the protein is encoded by the coding sequence ATGGCAAAAATTATAGGTATAGACTTAGGTACTACGAATTCAGCAGTTGCGGTTCTTGAAGGAAATGAGCCAAAAATTATTACTAATCCAGAGGGTAATCGGACAACTCCATCAGTTGTTGCTTTTAAGGACGGAGAAATTCAAGTTGGTGAAGTAGCAAAACGCCAGGAATTAACTAATCCAAATACGGTGATTTCAATCAAGAGTCACATGGGAGAAGCAGGCTATAAGGTTAATGTTGATGGCAAAGAATACACACCTCAAGAAATTTCGGCAATGATTTTACAATATATCAAAAAATTTGCAGATGATTATTTAGGTGAACCTGTAACTAAGGCGGTTATCACTGTTCCAGCTTATTTTAATGATGCTCAAAGACAGGCAACTAAAGATGCTGGTAAAATTGCAGGCCTTGAGGTTGAAAGAATTATTAATGAACCAACTGCTTCAGCATTAGCATATGGTCTTGATAAGGGTAAAAACAACGAAAAAGTAATGGTTTATGACCTTGGCGGTGGGACCTTTGATGTTTCAATCCTTGAATTAGGTGATGGTGTTTTCCAAGTACTTTCAACTAACGGTGACACGCACCTTGGTGGTGATGACTTTGATAAGAGAGTAATGGATTGGATGGTTGATGAGTTCAAAAAGTCTAATGGAATTGATCTTTCAAAGGATAAAATGGCTATGCAGCGTCTAAAGGACTCTGCTGAAAAGGCTAAAATGGAACTTTCAAGTACCAATACAAGTTCAATTTCATTACCATTTATTTCGGCAAATGATAATGGACCACTTCATTTGGAAATGACTTTAACAAGAGCTAAATTTAATGACTTGACAAAAGATTTAGTTGAGAAGACCATGATTCCAATGGAAAATGCGTTAAAAGATGCTGATCTAACCAAAGGGGATATTGATAAAGTTATTCTTAATGGTGGATCTACTAGAATTCCAGCTGTTCAAGAAGCGGTTAAAGAGTGGACTGGAAAAGATCCAGATCATTCAATTAACCCGGATGAAGCTGTTGCGCTCGGTGCAGCCATTCAAGGTGGTGTAATTTCGGGTGATGTAAAAGATGTTGTATTACTAGATGTTACTCCATTGTCTCTTGGAATTGAAACGATGGGTGGAGTATTTACTAAGTTAATTCCACGGAACACGACAATTCCTACTAGTAAATCTCAAATTTTCTCAACTGCTGCTGATAACCAGTCTGGTGTTGATATTCATGTTTTACAAGGTGAAAGACCAATGGCTGCAGATAATAAAACCCTTGGGAACTTCCAGCTGACTGATATTCCACCAGCACCAAGAGGGGTTCCTCAAATTGAAGTAAAATTTGATATTGATAAAAACGGAATTGTTAACGTTTCGGCTAAAGATTTAGGTACGAATAAAGAGCAGAAAATTACAATTAAATCATCATCAGGTCTTTCTGATGATGATATCAATCGAATGGTCAAAGAAGCTCAAGAAAACGAAGAAACTGACAATAAACGAAAAGAAGAAGCTGATTTACGTAATGAAGTTGATCAATTAATTGCTACTTCTGATAAAACATTTGATGAACTAAAAGGTAAAGTGAGCGATAGTGATCTTGATAATGCTAAGAAATTAAAAGAAGAGTTAGATAAAGCTCAAAAGGATAACAACCTTGACGAGATGAAAGCTAAGAAGGATGCACTTTCTGAAGCATTACAAAAGATGACTGTAGAAATGTATCAAAAAGCACAGCAAGAACAACAAGCAAATAACAGCGGAGCTGATTCTGGTTCAACTAACGACGACAACCAGAAAGGTGAAGATACTGTTGATGCTGATTTTAAGGAAAAGAAATAA
- a CDS encoding bifunctional riboflavin kinase/FAD synthetase, whose amino-acid sequence MKIIQIKKNDEIKELNLPNNIMTAGFFDGVHLGHQELIKKSRNIADNLSLPLIVMTFWPYPKQFYTEVPTPYPVLTTQNDKYEIFDQLGVDMVIEIEFNSQIQKMEPQIFVDKYIKAAHVTKFIAGLDFTYGKKDIANMDLLPNYARGDFSVEKVPFTQLNGTKVSSSKIRSEILKGNFQSAKKLLGRSYITKGKVVTGEQIGRTLGFPTANVENDDDYLIPKDGVYFTKVQLDENEFWGITSVGNKPTYNGNRKYIETYILDFNHNIYGKELNIEWVYFERPQKKFESEKELIQEIKNDELNVRRYIQTK is encoded by the coding sequence ATGAAAATCATACAGATTAAAAAAAACGATGAAATTAAAGAATTAAATTTACCGAATAATATAATGACGGCGGGTTTTTTTGATGGTGTACATCTCGGACATCAAGAGCTCATAAAAAAGAGTAGGAATATTGCTGATAATCTCAGTCTGCCTTTGATAGTTATGACTTTTTGGCCTTATCCCAAGCAATTTTATACTGAAGTTCCCACTCCTTATCCAGTTTTAACAACGCAAAATGATAAATATGAAATATTTGATCAATTAGGTGTTGATATGGTTATAGAAATTGAATTTAATTCGCAAATTCAAAAAATGGAGCCACAGATTTTTGTTGATAAATATATTAAGGCAGCGCATGTGACAAAATTCATTGCTGGACTTGATTTTACGTATGGGAAAAAAGATATTGCCAATATGGATTTATTGCCGAATTATGCAAGAGGAGATTTTTCAGTTGAAAAAGTTCCGTTTACTCAGTTGAATGGGACTAAAGTTTCTTCTTCAAAAATTAGAAGCGAAATTTTAAAAGGTAATTTTCAATCAGCAAAAAAATTATTAGGCCGTTCTTATATAACAAAAGGTAAGGTAGTAACGGGTGAACAAATTGGCCGAACACTTGGTTTTCCAACAGCTAATGTAGAAAATGACGATGATTATTTAATTCCAAAAGATGGAGTTTACTTTACTAAAGTTCAATTAGATGAAAATGAATTTTGGGGAATTACGTCTGTTGGTAATAAGCCGACTTACAATGGAAACAGAAAATACATTGAAACTTATATTTTAGACTTTAACCATAATATTTACGGAAAAGAACTAAATATTGAATGGGTTTATTTTGAACGACCTCAGAAAAAGTTTGAATCTGAAAAGGAATTAATTCAAGAAATTAAAAATGACGAGCTAAATGTTAGGAGATACATTCAAACAAAATGA
- the dnaJ gene encoding molecular chaperone DnaJ, translating to MAQKDYYEILGVSKDASENDIKKAYRELTKKYHPDINHEPGAEEKFKEINEAYEVLSDPNKKAQYDQFGSADPNGAGGFGQGFSGFSNFGGGTQYSSGNFDDFEDILNSFFGGSSSSQRSSGPQKKKGSDLEYRLKIKFEDAIFGKDEEITYERMDRCPTCHGNGAKPGTKPEECSNCHGNGYVVQQVQSLFGVQQARRVCPVCHGVGQIIKEKCSTCSGRGLTRQKNTISVHIPKGIDNGQQLVKEGAGNAGALNGEYGDLYVDINVSPSKKYKRENYDLYSEETINYAQAVLGDKITVDTVYGPGEMTIPSGTQPNTVMKIKGKGVPHLNSNGVGNQYVTVKIKIPRKLNEKQRKALLNYVELMGEDKPDDDNSFFSRVKERFDL from the coding sequence GTGGCCCAAAAAGATTACTATGAAATTCTGGGCGTTAGTAAAGACGCTTCAGAAAATGATATTAAAAAAGCATATCGAGAATTAACCAAAAAATACCATCCTGATATTAATCATGAACCTGGGGCTGAAGAAAAGTTCAAGGAAATTAATGAAGCTTACGAAGTTTTATCAGATCCCAATAAGAAAGCACAGTATGATCAATTTGGTTCAGCAGATCCAAATGGTGCTGGAGGATTTGGTCAAGGTTTTAGCGGCTTTAGTAATTTCGGAGGTGGAACTCAGTATTCAAGTGGAAACTTTGATGATTTTGAAGATATTTTAAATTCATTTTTTGGAGGAAGTTCTTCATCTCAACGTTCTAGTGGACCTCAAAAGAAAAAAGGCAGTGATTTAGAATATCGACTTAAAATAAAGTTTGAAGATGCAATTTTTGGTAAAGACGAAGAAATCACTTATGAACGAATGGACCGTTGTCCAACTTGTCATGGAAATGGTGCAAAACCAGGTACTAAACCTGAAGAATGTTCAAATTGTCATGGTAACGGATATGTAGTTCAGCAAGTTCAAAGCCTTTTCGGAGTTCAACAGGCTCGTCGGGTTTGTCCTGTATGTCATGGAGTCGGTCAAATAATTAAAGAGAAATGTTCTACTTGTAGTGGTAGAGGTTTGACTCGCCAAAAGAATACGATTTCTGTTCATATTCCAAAGGGAATTGATAATGGACAACAGCTTGTTAAAGAAGGAGCTGGAAATGCGGGAGCATTAAATGGTGAATACGGTGACTTATACGTTGATATTAATGTTTCTCCTTCGAAGAAGTATAAGAGAGAAAACTATGATTTATATAGTGAAGAGACGATTAATTATGCGCAAGCAGTTTTAGGTGATAAGATAACAGTAGATACTGTTTATGGTCCTGGCGAAATGACCATTCCTTCTGGAACACAGCCCAACACCGTTATGAAGATTAAAGGTAAGGGAGTTCCACATTTGAATTCAAATGGCGTCGGCAACCAATATGTTACTGTTAAAATCAAAATTCCTCGTAAACTGAACGAGAAGCAACGTAAAGCACTTTTAAACTACGTTGAATTAATGGGTGAAGACAAGCCTGATGATGATAATTCGTTCTTTAGTAGAGTTAAAGAACGCTTTGATTTATAG
- the lepA gene encoding translation elongation factor 4 translates to MSDLSKAQLENRLEHIRNFSIIAHIDHGKSTIADRILQLTNTISEREMQNQILDDMDIERERGITIKLNAIELEYKAKNGETYVFHLIDTPGHVDFAYEVSRSLAACEGALLIVDASQGVQAQTVSNVYLAAENDLDILPVINKIDLPSANVEGTKQEIEDIVGIDASNAVLVSAKTGKGIDDLLERIVTDVKPPENLIDDPVRALIFDSYYDSYKGVVLLVRVKSGILKVGDQITLMNSKMQYEILELGVNRPAEVKRNELMTGDVGFVVAGIRDISEIRVGDTITLTDNPASNALKGYRESNPMVYAGIYPIDNAKFPNLRESLEKLKLNDAALTFEPETSQALGFGFRCGFLGLLHMNVVQERLEREFDLDIIMTAPSVHYHVFMTDGEELQVDNPSQIEDLSKVKKFEEPFVDATIMVPSEFIGPVMEITQSKRGEYQTMEYLDNNRVELKYKMPLSEIIYNYFDELKSRTKGYASLDYEVSGYRESDLVKMDVLLNGEAVDALSSIVHRDVSNIRGKEIVDKLKTVIPRQQFEIAVQAAIGNKIVARSTVKSYRKNVLAKCYGGDITRKRKLLEKQKAGKKRMKAIGSVEVPQEAFMTIFGMDQEDNK, encoded by the coding sequence ATGTCTGATTTATCAAAAGCACAACTTGAAAATAGATTGGAACATATCCGTAATTTTTCGATCATTGCCCATATCGATCATGGAAAATCAACGATTGCCGATCGAATTTTACAATTAACAAATACTATTTCTGAACGCGAAATGCAAAATCAAATTCTTGATGATATGGATATCGAGCGTGAAAGAGGAATTACAATTAAGTTAAATGCAATCGAACTGGAATATAAAGCTAAAAACGGTGAAACCTACGTTTTTCATTTGATTGATACTCCAGGACATGTCGATTTTGCTTATGAAGTTTCTCGCAGTTTAGCAGCCTGTGAAGGGGCTTTGTTAATTGTCGATGCTTCACAAGGTGTACAAGCTCAAACTGTTTCAAATGTTTATTTGGCAGCAGAAAATGATTTAGATATTTTACCTGTGATTAATAAAATTGATCTTCCTTCAGCTAATGTAGAGGGCACGAAACAAGAAATCGAAGACATTGTTGGCATTGATGCTAGCAATGCTGTTCTTGTTAGTGCGAAAACTGGAAAAGGGATTGACGATCTACTAGAACGAATTGTAACAGATGTTAAACCACCAGAAAATCTAATTGATGATCCAGTGAGAGCTTTAATTTTTGATTCATATTATGACTCTTACAAAGGTGTTGTTCTTTTAGTTCGGGTAAAAAGTGGAATTTTAAAAGTTGGCGACCAGATAACTTTAATGAATTCTAAAATGCAATATGAAATATTAGAATTGGGAGTTAATAGACCAGCAGAAGTCAAACGAAATGAATTGATGACAGGAGATGTTGGTTTCGTAGTTGCAGGCATTCGCGATATTTCAGAAATTAGAGTGGGTGATACCATTACTCTCACTGACAATCCGGCATCTAACGCTTTAAAAGGATATCGTGAAAGCAATCCAATGGTTTATGCTGGAATTTATCCGATTGATAATGCAAAGTTTCCTAATTTAAGAGAAAGTTTAGAAAAATTAAAATTAAATGATGCTGCTTTAACATTCGAGCCAGAAACTTCTCAAGCATTAGGGTTTGGATTTCGTTGTGGCTTTCTTGGCCTTTTGCATATGAATGTGGTTCAGGAACGACTTGAAAGAGAGTTTGATCTTGATATTATTATGACTGCTCCTTCGGTTCACTATCATGTTTTTATGACTGATGGTGAAGAACTTCAAGTTGATAATCCATCACAAATTGAAGATTTAAGTAAGGTTAAAAAATTTGAAGAGCCATTTGTTGATGCAACTATTATGGTTCCAAGTGAATTTATTGGTCCAGTAATGGAAATTACTCAAAGTAAGCGTGGGGAATACCAGACAATGGAATATCTAGATAATAACCGAGTTGAATTAAAATATAAAATGCCACTATCTGAAATTATTTACAATTATTTTGATGAATTAAAAAGTCGAACGAAGGGATATGCTTCTCTTGATTATGAAGTTTCTGGTTATCGTGAGTCTGATTTGGTTAAAATGGACGTTTTATTAAACGGTGAAGCAGTTGATGCCCTAAGCAGCATTGTTCATCGCGATGTATCAAACATTCGTGGTAAAGAAATTGTTGATAAACTAAAAACCGTGATACCTCGTCAACAATTTGAAATTGCTGTTCAGGCAGCTATTGGAAATAAAATTGTAGCTCGATCAACGGTAAAATCTTACCGAAAGAATGTCTTAGCAAAATGCTATGGAGGAGATATTACTAGAAAAAGAAAACTTTTAGAAAAACAAAAAGCTGGTAAGAAACGAATGAAGGCAATTGGTAGTGTTGAAGTTCCGCAGGAAGCATTTATGACAATATTTGGAATGGATCAAGAAGATAATAAATGA
- the truB gene encoding tRNA pseudouridine(55) synthase TruB produces MINGIIPVYKEAGKTSFFYVNQIKKIFHQKKVGHTGTLDPMVTGVLPICLGDATKLVPFLMEKHKSYSCTILIGRATETEDLDGKEIAKIKVKDRISDLTIDDILETFKGENEQVPPFFSAVRYHGKHLYEYARENIFIKKPARSFHILSINRTSSVKYHHDFTCEFKFEVVCSKGTYIRTLCTQIGQKLGYPAVMKKLVRTSGGGFNLDQTVKLDQIKANLNVVKSLEEILFDLPKFDLTDSQFLRVRNGAKIKIPVKEDLLVLKYSDRVVAIYEKKGSFFQAKTMFLENIK; encoded by the coding sequence ATGATTAATGGAATAATTCCTGTGTATAAAGAAGCAGGGAAAACGAGTTTTTTCTATGTTAATCAAATCAAAAAGATTTTTCACCAAAAAAAGGTCGGGCATACTGGAACTTTGGATCCAATGGTAACAGGAGTTTTACCGATTTGTTTAGGAGATGCTACTAAATTAGTTCCCTTTTTGATGGAAAAACATAAGTCTTATTCTTGTACAATTCTTATCGGACGAGCAACTGAAACTGAAGATTTAGATGGAAAAGAAATTGCAAAAATTAAAGTTAAAGATCGAATTTCCGATTTAACAATTGATGATATTTTAGAAACATTTAAGGGGGAGAACGAACAGGTTCCTCCCTTTTTCTCTGCAGTTCGTTATCACGGAAAACATTTGTATGAATATGCTAGAGAAAATATTTTTATAAAAAAACCAGCACGTTCATTTCACATTTTAAGTATAAATCGAACTTCATCTGTTAAGTATCATCATGATTTTACTTGTGAATTTAAATTTGAGGTGGTTTGTTCTAAAGGTACCTATATTAGAACTCTTTGTACTCAAATTGGCCAAAAGCTTGGATATCCTGCGGTTATGAAAAAATTGGTAAGAACTTCCGGCGGAGGGTTTAATCTGGATCAAACGGTTAAATTAGATCAAATAAAAGCTAATCTAAATGTTGTTAAGTCCTTAGAAGAAATTTTATTTGATTTACCAAAGTTTGATTTAACAGATTCTCAATTTTTACGCGTTCGAAACGGTGCAAAAATAAAAATACCTGTAAAAGAAGATTTACTTGTTTTAAAATATTCAGATAGAGTTGTTGCCATTTATGAAAAAAAAGGTAGTTTTTTTCAGGCTAAGACAATGTTTTTGGAAAATATCAAATGA
- the rbfA gene encoding 30S ribosome-binding factor RbfA, giving the protein MKYRVDRLENEILKSVGEIIIQDLNDPRLDGVTITGVDLSNDLKNAKIYYSFLGHLASTAEKTQKGLNQAKKRIRYLLGKKMSIRQIPQIEFMHDESFDYADKINKIINQLDDESEQNL; this is encoded by the coding sequence ATGAAATATCGAGTTGATCGACTTGAAAATGAAATTTTAAAAAGTGTTGGAGAAATAATTATCCAAGATCTAAATGATCCCAGATTAGATGGTGTAACAATTACCGGAGTTGATCTTTCTAACGATTTAAAAAATGCAAAAATTTACTATAGTTTTTTAGGACATTTAGCCAGTACTGCTGAGAAAACACAAAAAGGTTTAAACCAAGCAAAAAAAAGAATTAGATATTTGTTGGGAAAAAAGATGTCAATTAGACAAATCCCTCAGATCGAATTTATGCATGATGAATCTTTTGATTATGCCGATAAAATAAACAAAATTATTAATCAGTTAGATGATGAAAGCGAACAAAATTTATGA